In a genomic window of Streptomyces sp. NBC_01231:
- a CDS encoding ABC transporter substrate-binding protein, with translation MPLASRALRRTVAAATTALLATAVGCAPQPEEKAADTPSGSAGTTCAKGELATKTSGKLTVATDEPAYEPWFKDDKPAGGEGFESAVAYAVAKQLGYDKSAVVWQSVPFNKAFAPGEKTFDFDINQVSISAERKKAVDFSSGYYDVRQAVIALKGTKAAKATSIADLKGLKLGAQVGTTSLDYIDDLVKPNQDAAVYAKNDQAKSALKNGQVDAIVTDLPTAFYITAAEVTDAKIVGQFENSGGTPEQFGLVLDKGSALTSCVTDAVDTLRENGTLAKLEQRWLSDAVDAPVLK, from the coding sequence ATGCCTCTTGCCTCGCGCGCGCTGCGCCGCACCGTCGCCGCCGCGACCACAGCCCTGCTCGCCACCGCTGTCGGCTGTGCTCCGCAGCCGGAGGAGAAGGCCGCCGACACGCCTTCCGGGTCGGCCGGGACCACCTGCGCCAAGGGCGAGCTGGCCACCAAGACGTCCGGCAAGCTGACCGTCGCCACCGACGAGCCCGCGTACGAGCCCTGGTTCAAGGACGACAAGCCGGCCGGCGGCGAGGGCTTCGAGTCGGCGGTCGCGTACGCCGTGGCGAAGCAGCTCGGCTATGACAAGAGTGCCGTGGTCTGGCAGAGCGTCCCCTTCAACAAGGCCTTCGCGCCTGGTGAGAAGACCTTCGACTTCGACATCAACCAGGTGTCGATCAGCGCTGAACGCAAGAAGGCCGTCGACTTCTCGTCCGGCTACTACGACGTCCGCCAGGCCGTCATCGCGCTCAAGGGCACCAAGGCCGCGAAGGCGACCAGCATCGCGGATCTGAAGGGCCTCAAGCTGGGCGCCCAGGTCGGCACCACCAGCCTCGACTACATCGACGACCTGGTGAAGCCGAACCAGGACGCGGCCGTCTACGCCAAGAACGACCAGGCCAAGTCCGCGCTGAAGAACGGCCAGGTCGACGCCATCGTCACCGACCTGCCCACCGCGTTCTACATCACCGCCGCCGAGGTGACGGACGCGAAGATCGTGGGTCAGTTCGAGAACTCGGGCGGTACGCCGGAGCAGTTCGGGCTCGTGCTCGACAAGGGCAGCGCGCTCACCTCGTGCGTGACGGACGCCGTGGACACCCTGCGCGAGAACGGCACGCTGGCGAAGCTGGAGCAGCGGTGGCTGTCCGACGCCGTCGACGCCCCGGTGCTCAAGTGA
- a CDS encoding amino acid ABC transporter permease, which produces MTVTKEESGQEDADDKGGMPADGGDGYAPSRRRLEREAYKRARSRRATAIAALSTLATGVVLYLVVVNAPGWSRTQETFFNGQYAREALPKVLEGLWLNVRLLLICGAAVLVLGMLIAIARTLRGPVFFPLRVLAAAYTDFFRGLPLIINLMIVVLGVPALRLQGVTVDPVLLGGTALTLTYSAYVAEVFRAGIESVHPSQRAAARSLGLSNRQALRYVVLPQAVRRQVPPLLNDLVSLQKDTGLVSIGGAIDAVRAADIIVGRSLNYTPYIVAGLVFVALTIPMTRFTDWVTARMDRRRAQGGTL; this is translated from the coding sequence GTGACGGTCACGAAGGAGGAGTCCGGCCAGGAGGACGCGGACGACAAGGGCGGCATGCCCGCCGACGGAGGCGACGGGTACGCCCCGTCGCGACGGCGGCTGGAACGCGAGGCCTACAAGCGCGCCCGGTCCCGCCGTGCCACGGCCATCGCCGCGCTCTCGACCCTGGCGACCGGTGTCGTCCTCTACCTCGTCGTCGTCAACGCGCCCGGCTGGTCGCGCACCCAGGAGACGTTCTTCAACGGGCAGTACGCGCGCGAGGCGCTGCCCAAGGTCCTCGAAGGGCTGTGGCTCAACGTCCGGCTGCTGCTGATCTGCGGCGCCGCCGTACTGGTCCTCGGGATGCTCATCGCCATCGCCCGCACCCTGCGCGGTCCGGTGTTCTTCCCGCTGCGGGTCCTGGCCGCCGCCTACACCGACTTCTTCCGCGGCCTGCCGCTCATCATCAACCTGATGATCGTGGTCCTCGGTGTCCCCGCGCTGCGGCTGCAGGGTGTGACCGTCGATCCGGTGCTGCTGGGCGGCACCGCGCTCACGCTGACGTACTCGGCATACGTGGCCGAGGTGTTCCGCGCCGGAATCGAGTCCGTCCACCCCTCGCAGCGCGCGGCGGCCCGCTCGCTCGGCCTGTCCAACCGGCAGGCGCTGCGGTATGTCGTGCTGCCGCAGGCCGTGCGCCGTCAGGTGCCGCCCCTGTTGAACGACCTGGTGTCCCTCCAGAAGGACACCGGTCTGGTGTCGATCGGCGGCGCGATCGACGCCGTTCGGGCCGCGGACATCATCGTGGGCCGCAGCCTCAACTACACGCCGTACATCGTCGCGGGCCTGGTCTTCGTGGCGCTGACGATCCCGATGACCCGGTTCACGGACTGGGTGACGGCCCGGATGGACCGTCGCCGGGCCCAGGGAGGAACGCTGTGA
- a CDS encoding amino acid ABC transporter ATP-binding protein, which translates to MLRMQSVRKTFGDAVVLRDVDLEVAPHTVTALIGASGSGKSTLLRCANLLEEIDDGTIWLDEEEITDPRVDQDAVRRRIGVVFQAYNLFPHLTVLENITLAPRRVHGASRAEAEARARELLERLGLGGKAGEYPDRLSGGQQQRAAIVRALAVRPRLLLLDEITAALDPELVGEVLTVVRDLKGDGMTMVLATHEMGFARDVADQVCFLDSGVVLERGTAEQIFGDPQQERTQRFLRRIVEAGRL; encoded by the coding sequence GTGCTGCGCATGCAGTCCGTGCGCAAGACCTTCGGCGACGCGGTCGTGCTGCGGGACGTCGACCTGGAGGTGGCCCCGCACACGGTGACCGCGCTGATCGGCGCCTCCGGCTCCGGCAAGTCCACTCTGCTGCGGTGCGCGAACCTCCTGGAGGAGATCGACGACGGCACGATCTGGCTGGACGAGGAGGAGATCACCGACCCGCGTGTCGACCAGGACGCGGTACGCCGCCGTATCGGCGTGGTCTTCCAGGCGTACAACCTCTTCCCGCACCTGACGGTCCTGGAGAACATCACGCTCGCCCCGCGCCGTGTGCACGGTGCGTCCCGCGCGGAGGCCGAGGCCCGCGCGCGTGAGCTGCTGGAGCGGCTCGGGCTGGGCGGCAAGGCCGGTGAGTATCCGGACCGGTTGAGCGGTGGTCAGCAGCAGCGCGCCGCGATCGTGCGTGCCCTGGCCGTACGTCCGCGGCTGCTGCTGCTCGACGAGATCACCGCCGCGCTCGACCCGGAGCTGGTGGGGGAGGTTCTCACCGTCGTCCGTGATCTGAAGGGCGACGGCATGACCATGGTGCTGGCCACACACGAGATGGGCTTCGCCCGCGATGTCGCCGACCAGGTCTGTTTTCTGGACTCGGGGGTGGTGCTCGAACGGGGCACCGCCGAGCAGATCTTCGGCGATCCGCAGCAGGAGCGTACCCAGCGCTTCCTGCGCCGGATCGTGGAGGCGGGCCGGCTGTGA
- the aroQ gene encoding type II 3-dehydroquinate dehydratase, whose amino-acid sequence MPRTLANAPIMILNGPNLNLLGQRQPEIYGSDTLADVEALCVKAAAAHGGTVDFRQSNHEGELVDWIHEARLNHCGIVINPAAYSHTSVAILDALNTCDGLPVLEVHISNVHQRESFRHHSYVSLRADGVIAGCGVQGYVFGVERVAALARTGQAGA is encoded by the coding sequence GTGCCCCGCACCCTGGCCAACGCCCCGATCATGATCCTCAACGGCCCCAACCTGAACCTGCTCGGCCAGCGCCAGCCGGAGATCTACGGCTCCGACACACTCGCCGACGTCGAGGCCCTGTGCGTCAAGGCGGCGGCCGCGCACGGCGGCACGGTGGACTTCCGGCAGTCCAATCATGAGGGGGAGTTGGTCGACTGGATCCACGAGGCACGGCTCAACCACTGCGGGATCGTGATCAACCCGGCGGCCTACTCGCACACGTCGGTGGCGATTCTGGACGCACTCAACACCTGTGACGGACTGCCGGTGTTGGAGGTCCACATCTCCAACGTCCATCAGCGCGAGTCGTTCCGGCACCACTCGTACGTCTCGCTGCGTGCCGACGGTGTCATCGCGGGATGCGGGGTGCAGGGGTACGTGTTCGGCGTCGAGCGCGTCGCGGCGTTGGCAAGGACGGGGCAGGCCGGCGCGTAA
- a CDS encoding MFS transporter: MLRLATASLAGTAIEFYDFFVYGTAAALILGPLFFPTFSPLAGTLAAFGTFGVGFVARPLGSVLFGHIGDRHGRRPVLVASLLLTGASTVAVGCVPTYHTIGVAAPVLLLVLRFLQGLGLGGEWGGAVLLTAEHAPVERRGLWSSFPQVGPALGFLLANGVVLALSATLTEAQFAQWGWRVPFWAAGVLAVAGLWLRSSITESPSFLGIDDHARVPFAEVVRDHWRLVLLTAGALAVGYAIFYAVTTWSLAYATERLGVSRTVMLTCIMAAVLVKGSLTPVVALLGDRYGRRPLCLAGCAAAAVWMFPMVALLATGEPLLMFLGFLGALLAFITMFAVIAAYLPELYEPRVRCTGAAVGYNLGGVVGGALTPIVATALAEQGGRVPWGVGAYLTGIALLSLGCFALLPETRPVPVVAARPVMD; this comes from the coding sequence ATGCTGCGGCTCGCGACCGCCTCGCTCGCCGGGACGGCCATCGAGTTCTACGACTTCTTCGTCTACGGGACGGCGGCGGCGCTGATCCTGGGGCCGCTGTTCTTTCCGACGTTCTCGCCGCTGGCGGGGACACTGGCCGCCTTCGGAACGTTCGGCGTGGGGTTCGTCGCACGGCCGCTGGGTTCGGTGCTGTTCGGGCACATCGGGGACCGGCACGGGCGCCGCCCGGTCCTGGTCGCCTCTCTGCTGCTGACCGGTGCCTCCACCGTCGCGGTCGGCTGTGTACCGACGTACCACACGATCGGTGTGGCCGCTCCGGTGCTGCTGCTGGTGCTGCGCTTTCTGCAGGGGCTGGGGCTCGGCGGGGAGTGGGGCGGTGCCGTGCTGCTGACCGCGGAGCACGCGCCCGTCGAGCGGCGCGGCCTCTGGTCGAGCTTCCCGCAAGTCGGCCCCGCGCTGGGGTTCCTGCTCGCCAACGGTGTGGTGCTGGCACTGTCCGCGACGCTGACGGAGGCACAGTTCGCCCAGTGGGGCTGGCGGGTGCCGTTCTGGGCGGCCGGGGTGCTTGCCGTGGCAGGGCTGTGGCTGCGGTCGTCCATCACCGAAAGCCCCAGCTTCCTCGGCATCGACGACCACGCGCGCGTGCCGTTCGCCGAGGTGGTGCGCGACCACTGGCGACTGGTGCTGCTGACCGCCGGGGCGCTCGCGGTCGGGTACGCGATCTTCTACGCCGTGACGACATGGTCCCTCGCCTACGCGACCGAACGGCTCGGGGTGAGCCGTACCGTCATGTTGACCTGCATCATGGCCGCGGTGCTGGTGAAGGGCTCGCTCACGCCGGTGGTGGCGCTGCTCGGTGACCGTTACGGCCGGCGTCCCCTGTGCCTGGCCGGGTGCGCGGCCGCCGCTGTGTGGATGTTCCCGATGGTCGCGCTCCTGGCGACCGGTGAGCCGTTGCTGATGTTCCTCGGTTTCCTCGGGGCGTTGCTCGCGTTCATCACGATGTTCGCGGTGATCGCCGCGTATCTGCCGGAGTTGTACGAACCCCGGGTGCGCTGCACGGGTGCCGCGGTGGGCTACAACCTCGGCGGGGTCGTGGGAGGCGCGCTCACGCCGATCGTGGCGACCGCGCTCGCCGAACAGGGCGGCCGGGTGCCGTGGGGCGTGGGTGCGTATCTGACGGGGATCGCGCTGCTGAGCCTGGGGTGCTTCGCTCTGCTGCCGGAGACGCGGCCGGTGCCGGTGGTGGCGGCACGGCCGGTCATGGATTGA
- a CDS encoding TerC/Alx family metal homeostasis membrane protein, translated as MDVSLNLWVLTIIGLAALIAVDFFIGRKPHDVSIKEAGIWTIVWIALAGLFGLGLLIFGGGQPAGEFFAGFITEKSLSVDNLFVFVLIMAKFAVPSQYQQRVLLVGVLIALVLRAIFIAAGAAILASFAWVFYIFGAFLIWTAWKLIQEARADDEDEEFEENKLLKSVEKRFGVADRYHGTKLWIEENGKRVMTPMLVVMLAIGTTDVLFALDSIPAIFGLTQDPYIVFTANAFALMGLRQLYFLIGGLLRKLVHLSYGLSIILGFIGVKLVLHALHESGVHVPEISIPVSLGVICSVLIVTTITSLRASKKKAAAEAAQAESEGAPKDSIEA; from the coding sequence GTGGATGTTTCCCTGAACCTGTGGGTCCTCACGATCATTGGCCTCGCCGCCCTGATCGCGGTCGACTTCTTCATCGGCCGAAAACCGCACGACGTGTCCATCAAGGAAGCCGGGATCTGGACGATCGTCTGGATCGCGCTGGCCGGCCTCTTCGGGCTCGGCCTGCTGATCTTCGGCGGTGGCCAGCCCGCCGGCGAGTTCTTCGCCGGCTTCATCACCGAGAAGTCGCTGAGCGTCGACAACCTCTTCGTCTTCGTTCTGATCATGGCGAAGTTCGCGGTGCCCTCGCAGTACCAGCAGCGGGTACTCCTCGTCGGTGTTCTCATAGCCCTGGTCCTGCGGGCGATCTTCATCGCCGCGGGCGCCGCCATCCTCGCCAGCTTCGCCTGGGTCTTCTACATCTTCGGTGCCTTCCTGATCTGGACCGCCTGGAAGCTCATCCAGGAGGCACGCGCCGACGACGAGGACGAGGAGTTCGAGGAGAACAAGCTCCTGAAATCGGTGGAGAAGCGTTTCGGCGTGGCCGACCGGTACCACGGCACCAAGCTGTGGATCGAGGAGAACGGCAAGCGGGTCATGACCCCGATGCTGGTCGTGATGCTCGCGATCGGTACCACGGACGTGCTTTTCGCCCTGGACTCGATCCCCGCGATCTTCGGCCTGACCCAGGACCCGTACATCGTGTTCACCGCCAACGCGTTCGCTCTGATGGGGCTCAGGCAGCTGTACTTCCTCATCGGCGGCCTGCTGAGGAAGCTGGTCCACCTCAGCTACGGTCTGTCGATCATCCTCGGGTTCATCGGCGTCAAGCTGGTCCTGCACGCGCTGCACGAGTCCGGGGTCCACGTCCCGGAGATCAGCATCCCGGTCTCTCTCGGCGTGATCTGCTCCGTCCTGATCGTCACCACGATCACCAGCCTGAGGGCCTCCAAGAAGAAGGCGGCTGCCGAGGCGGCGCAGGCTGAGAGCGAAGGCGCTCCGAAGGACAGCATCGAGGCCTGA
- a CDS encoding TerD family protein, protein MTAELARGQNHPLSQARLEIRVSAGTPVVAGATIGDEHGKVHGVEWVAHPGAPILPGLEVSQQAAADHRLAVDLGAVPEAGHRVSVLLALPTPGTGGPVRFGAVAAPFVAVTALDGTEIASYTITGLDAESAVVAVELYRRQGAWKVRAVGQGYAGGLAELLTDQGLPQAHQLASGIDAAVTQGLARSVQAPPRPTDADRSRQGAAPAPVADQAGQAPEIAPGPESPQPMPPYGSPAPGIPQHLASPYAPQGTSADAPPPPTSPAAGAPNPSASPYADPPAVTEPTGPTSGGPIDYSHPRRQNAAPPPPPPSAPPAPPGQPAAPVAGDATGWSMDERLYNQVWGMFEDLARTTAAYRSAVDFADSRMEKELDQVLSDPRSRIGGQGDAAREAARAKHAQLVDQARAALDRDLAQLTAEAEVVEPALPSAFARWDNPVWHAYRVPMEIPMALRMGDLHLPEASDLRVPMLVRLPLERGLWIDSGPAGSLDGSFTDTHDLRRLAMEAAVAHAARLLAVHPAGEFTVHVIDAAGSGAQPLLPLVRAGVLAAPPAIGAAGVADALARLTQRVDLVQMAVRGGAADSLPPDLDPAEQLLIVNDFPHGFDDRAVNQLRYLADEGPAVGVHLMMVADRDEATAYGPLLDPLWRSLLRLTPVPDDHLADPWVGHVWTYEPALVPVGSQVLQQVLSQVAAARTKRT, encoded by the coding sequence ATGACGGCCGAGCTGGCGCGGGGACAGAACCACCCGCTCTCCCAGGCCCGTCTGGAAATCCGGGTCTCGGCCGGCACGCCGGTCGTGGCGGGAGCCACCATCGGCGACGAGCACGGCAAGGTGCACGGCGTCGAGTGGGTCGCCCATCCGGGCGCTCCCATCCTGCCGGGGCTGGAGGTCTCCCAGCAGGCGGCGGCCGATCACCGTCTCGCCGTCGATCTCGGCGCCGTGCCCGAGGCCGGGCACCGGGTCAGCGTGCTGCTGGCCCTGCCCACGCCGGGCACCGGGGGTCCCGTCCGCTTCGGTGCGGTCGCCGCCCCGTTCGTCGCGGTCACCGCCCTCGACGGCACCGAGATCGCCAGCTACACGATCACGGGGCTGGACGCCGAGTCGGCCGTGGTCGCCGTGGAGCTCTACCGCAGGCAAGGCGCCTGGAAGGTGCGGGCCGTCGGTCAGGGGTACGCGGGCGGCCTCGCCGAGCTGCTCACCGACCAAGGCCTGCCCCAGGCCCACCAACTCGCCAGCGGTATCGACGCAGCGGTCACCCAGGGGCTGGCCCGGTCAGTCCAGGCCCCGCCGCGCCCGACGGACGCCGACCGCTCCCGTCAGGGGGCCGCGCCTGCGCCCGTCGCCGACCAGGCCGGACAGGCGCCCGAGATCGCCCCCGGCCCCGAATCACCACAGCCGATGCCTCCTTACGGGAGTCCTGCCCCCGGCATACCGCAGCATCTCGCCTCGCCCTACGCCCCGCAGGGCACATCGGCCGACGCACCGCCGCCGCCCACCTCACCCGCGGCCGGAGCACCGAACCCCTCCGCCTCCCCCTACGCCGATCCGCCCGCGGTCACCGAGCCCACCGGTCCCACCTCGGGCGGCCCGATCGACTACAGCCACCCGCGTCGGCAGAATGCGGCGCCGCCTCCACCCCCGCCCAGCGCGCCTCCCGCCCCGCCCGGGCAGCCCGCGGCGCCTGTCGCGGGCGACGCGACGGGCTGGTCGATGGACGAGCGGCTCTACAACCAGGTGTGGGGCATGTTCGAGGACCTGGCCCGCACCACGGCCGCGTACCGCAGCGCCGTCGATTTCGCAGACTCGCGGATGGAGAAGGAACTCGACCAGGTCCTGTCCGACCCGCGCAGTCGGATCGGCGGACAGGGCGACGCCGCACGGGAGGCGGCCCGCGCCAAGCACGCCCAGCTCGTCGACCAGGCCAGAGCCGCCCTGGACCGGGACCTCGCCCAACTCACCGCGGAGGCCGAGGTCGTCGAGCCGGCGCTGCCGTCTGCCTTCGCGCGCTGGGACAACCCCGTGTGGCACGCCTATCGGGTGCCGATGGAGATCCCCATGGCCTTGCGTATGGGCGATCTCCATCTGCCCGAGGCCTCTGACCTGCGTGTTCCGATGCTGGTGCGGCTGCCGCTGGAACGTGGTCTGTGGATCGACAGCGGGCCCGCCGGTTCGCTCGACGGCTCCTTCACCGACACCCACGACCTGCGGCGCCTCGCGATGGAGGCGGCGGTGGCACACGCGGCCCGGCTGCTCGCGGTCCACCCGGCGGGCGAGTTCACCGTGCATGTCATCGACGCCGCAGGGTCCGGCGCGCAGCCGCTCCTCCCGCTGGTGCGGGCCGGTGTCCTCGCGGCGCCGCCCGCGATCGGAGCGGCGGGGGTGGCGGATGCCCTGGCCCGGCTGACCCAGCGGGTCGACCTGGTGCAGATGGCGGTGCGCGGTGGCGCCGCCGACTCGCTCCCGCCCGACCTCGACCCCGCCGAGCAACTGCTGATCGTCAACGACTTCCCGCACGGCTTTGACGACCGAGCGGTGAACCAGCTGCGGTACCTAGCGGACGAGGGCCCAGCCGTCGGCGTCCACCTCATGATGGTCGCGGACCGTGACGAGGCCACCGCCTACGGTCCCTTGCTCGATCCACTGTGGCGCTCTCTGCTGCGGCTCACGCCGGTGCCCGACGACCACCTCGCCGATCCCTGGGTCGGACACGTCTGGACCTACGAGCCCGCGCTCGTGCCCGTAGGCAGCCAGGTGCTCCAGCAGGTGCTCAGTCAGGTCGCCGCCGCCCGTACCAAGCGCACGTAA
- a CDS encoding tellurium resistance TerZ family protein has translation MTKGQAISLQKDDGGSLTAVRMGLGWQAAPRRGLFGSRTREIDLDASAVLFADKQPLDVVFFRHLVSDDGSVRHTGDNLVGGVGQGGDDEAILVDLSRVPVHIDQIVFTVNSFTGQTFQEVQNAFCRLVDETNGQELARYTLAGGGAYTAQIMAKVHRTGPGWTMTALGTPANGRTFQDLMPAILPHL, from the coding sequence CTGACCAAGGGTCAGGCCATCAGCCTGCAGAAGGACGACGGGGGCAGCCTCACAGCCGTGCGCATGGGCCTCGGCTGGCAGGCAGCGCCCCGGCGCGGCCTCTTCGGCTCCCGCACCCGAGAAATCGACCTCGACGCGTCCGCGGTGCTGTTCGCGGACAAACAGCCGCTCGACGTCGTCTTCTTCCGTCATCTGGTGAGTGACGACGGCTCGGTGCGCCACACCGGTGACAACCTCGTCGGCGGTGTCGGCCAGGGGGGCGACGACGAGGCGATCCTTGTCGACCTGTCGCGGGTGCCGGTCCATATCGACCAGATCGTCTTCACCGTGAACTCGTTCACGGGGCAGACCTTCCAGGAAGTGCAGAACGCGTTCTGCCGTCTGGTCGACGAGACCAACGGCCAGGAGCTCGCCCGCTACACGCTCGCGGGTGGTGGCGCCTACACGGCCCAGATCATGGCCAAGGTGCACCGCACGGGCCCCGGCTGGACGATGACGGCCCTCGGAACCCCGGCCAACGGCCGTACGTTCCAGGACCTGATGCCGGCGATCCTGCCTCACCTGTAG